Part of the Triticum urartu cultivar G1812 chromosome 2, Tu2.1, whole genome shotgun sequence genome, CTCCATTTCCTCAGTTGCTGCTCAGCGGCGAGTTTCCCCTCGTTTGCCCTCTCGGCTCTCTCCAATGCaagttcaagagttctcttcttTTCATCCATCTCCTTTGTTGCTTCAGTTAGCCTGTCTAGGCTCTCTAATTCAGAGCCTTTCACGGACTCTACCTGTGCCAGCGCTTCTGTCACCTTCTCATTTGCCAGTTCTTCAGCGTCTTGTGCTTTCTTGCCAAGGGCGTAATACTCGCTTATAGGAAGCGTCACTCCTCTGGGAGAATCCTCGACGTCGCTGGCCTCTTTGCTTTCATTCAATGCTCGAACTGCCGCAAGTGCTAGCCTCTCGGACGCTTTGGATGCTTCTATTTCCTTCAGAACAGCACATAACCTGCTGCTTGTTGTAGTTGCAGCTGCTTTGGTTTGCTCAGTATCTTCCTTGGCTTTTCTCAGCTCCTCTTCTGCTGCTTGAGCTGCGTCCTTGGCATCCTCGGCCTCCTGAGCTGCTTGCTGCAACATCTTAGGGAGCTCCACCATTTTCTCTTGGGCATCTTCTTCCTTGGATCTCACAGATTCTATCTCTTTTTGAGTCCTGTTGAGCTCAGCTTCTAGTGAAGAAACTGCAATTGATGCCATCACTTCCCTCTGCTGCAATGAGTCAAGTGAAGCTTTCTCCCTGTCGAGCTCTGATCTGAGAGTTGTCGCCGCAACTCTTAACAATTTGGCCTCAGTTTTTGTATTTTCTATGTTTGCTTTAACCTCCTCGAGCTCTTTCTGTGTTGAAGCTAGAGTTTCCTTAATTGAGCTGCTAATTTGTCTAGCATCTTCAGACTCATGCTCCTTGGCAACTCCTAAAGCTTCTTTGCACAGTATACTCTCCACATAGTCTGCAAGCTCAGACTTGAGGCCATGCAACTTGCGCAAATTTGCTTCAAGATTCTTCTTCAAATCATTTTGGGACAGAAGCTTATTGTTCAGTTGTTGCAGCTCCTCTTGTGCCTGGACCAACTCTCTATCCCAAGCAAGGCAATCTTGCTCTTTTGCCAGTACTGCGCCGATTCTACGTTCTTCAGCATCATGATGTGCAGCATGGGCCAACTCAAGAGATCCTTTAGCTGCAATCAGTTCTACAGTCAGCCCCTCCACTCGCTTCTCGATATCTTTCCCGGCGGCTAACACTTCTTCAGCCCTTTTGATTGCTCTGTCCCTTTCATTGACTAAGCTAGCATACTCTTCGTGTAATGTTCTCAGCTCCTCCTTTACTGATTTAAGTTCGGCAACAGATTTT contains:
- the LOC125536218 gene encoding protein WEAK CHLOROPLAST MOVEMENT UNDER BLUE LIGHT 1-like, whose translation is MESTHASEENNSKESSPVEIPETCVDSPTLEVSSNGVHENINANMEKSAQAATSGISNGLPVAADDSELSSHSEVLAESHPDVAEHDVESNSPTGAGPEMLSNSGPTEKSKHSVKGQADHSSSVHPVEVNHVEDKARFQRKIAVKPKVMEESEAKPESPYKGLIDTAAPFESVREAVTKFGGIVDWKAHKVQMMERRKFIQLELENAQKEIPKCKEELEAAEMAKSQVLDELETTKRIIEELKHELEKAQMEEVQAKQDSELAQLRVQEIERGVADDSSVIAKTQMEVAKERHEKSVAELKSVKEELRTLHEEYASLVNERDRAIKRAEEVLAAGKDIEKRVEGLTVELIAAKGSLELAHAAHHDAEERRIGAVLAKEQDCLAWDRELVQAQEELQQLNNKLLSQNDLKKNLEANLRKLHGLKSELADYVESILCKEALGVAKEHESEDARQISSSIKETLASTQKELEEVKANIENTKTEAKLLRVAATTLRSELDREKASLDSLQQREVMASIAVSSLEAELNRTQKEIESVRSKEEDAQEKMVELPKMLQQAAQEAEDAKDAAQAAEEELRKAKEDTEQTKAAATTTSSRLCAVLKEIEASKASERLALAAVRALNESKEASDVEDSPRGVTLPISEYYALGKKAQDAEELANEKVTEALAQVESVKGSELESLDRLTEATKEMDEKKRTLELALERAERANEGKLAAEQQLRKWRSDHEQRRKIQEAAKRAVNPVSSPFVDPYLKEQDSRLHMSGSSYEDHVPNRKLRKKKSFLPRMGSFLSRNTPAQT